The genomic region CGCCTGCTCTCCGCACTTCCGAATCTCAGCCTTTAGGCGGCGATTTTTGGGGGCGCTAATTTAGCGCGCTCACCACTTTCCTGCACGATTTTCTTGTGTTGCCACATGTTTACCATGATGGCCCCCTCATTTTCCCTGCATCAACTGCAGGGGATGCAGCGCGACCGCGCCGCTCTTTTGTCAATAAAAACGATCGGGAAATTCGGTCGTGGCGGCGGGGTGCGCCGGCGCGAGCGGTTCCCCAGACCGGAGACTTCAAACTACATGAGAATATCGTCTGTTGCTGCGGTGGCGGCATGCTTCGGCATGTTCTTCGCCGGGATGGGTATGTCGTATGCAGGGGATGTCGACAAAACCATCAAGACTTCTGCCCTTCCGTCGGTCACCAGAACCACAGGCTATCCGAAACCGGATCTAAAGCTGACAAACGGTTCTCAGTACACGATTCTCATCCAGTCCTACGCCAAGCAATATGGCGTGCCCGCCGGCCTTGCCCACGCGGTCGTGCAGGTCGAAAGCAACTTCAACCCGAATGCGCGCGGCAGCGCCGGCGAGATCGGCCTGATGCAGATCAAGCCCGCCACCGCCCGCATGATGGGCTACTCCGGTTCCGCCAAGGGCCTCTACGACCCGGCAACCAACATCAAGTTCGGCATGCTGTATCTGGCGAAGGCGCAAGAGCTTTCGGACGGCTCAACCTGCGGCACAATTCTGAAATACAATGCCGGCCACGGCGCCAAGCGCATGAATCCGGTGTCGAAGCGCTATTGCGGCAAGGTTCAGAGCATTCTGAACTAAACGTTCAATCGTTGGTTCCGGGGGGGCGGCTCCGTCCCCGAACCGACACATGACTTGCCTCGGACCGATTTCGATCCGAGGCCTAGCCAGACGCGCAAAGGTCGCTGTAGGGCTTTGAGTTTTCTGCATGATTTTGTCCTTAAGTCGGTTTCGATTTAAGGAATCATGCAGTAGCCGGATAGGTCCCGCGTTCCGGCAAACCGTTAATTCCCGAAGGAATTCGGTGCCATTGCTTTTGCGGCATGTTATCCCCGGCGGAGCGAACGATCGGGGAGTGGCATGTCGGAAAGCTTTGATTTCGTCGTCGTCGGCAAGGGCATGATGGGGGCTGCGGCCGCGCGGCATCTGGCCGTTGCGGGTGCAACCGTCGCGCTCATCGGCCCCGACGAGCCGGAAGACTGGGCCAACCACGGTGGCGTTTTCGCCAGCCACTACGACAATGCCCGCATTACCCGCACGATCGACGAAGATCCGGTATGGGCCCGACTCGCCCGCCGCTCGATCGACCGCTACGCGGAGATTGCCGGCGATAGTGGCATTGACTTCTATGCGGAGGTCGGTTGCCTGATCGCGGCACCGGCGCCGGGCGGCGAATTCGACTATTTGGACAAGGTCGGGCGCGCCCGCGACAGGCTCGGCGTCGAGGCGCCGCTAATTTCTGGCGATGATCTCTTAGAGCGCTTCCCTTGGTTCCGTTTCCCACACGGCTATGGCGGTATCCATGAGGGGCGCGGCGCGGGCCACATTAACCCCCGGGCGCTGGTGCGGGCGCAGACGCTGCTTGCCGAAAGATCGGGTGCGCGGGTCATCCGTTCCGAAGTGATTTCCGTCGATGAGCGTTCGGATCACATCGCCATTGCGACCGCCGACGGCCAAACATTTCGCGCAGGGCGCGTCCTCATCGCGGCCGGCGGCTTCTCGCTGTCGAAGGCGCTGCTGCCCCGGCCGATCGATCTTGTCGTGAAGGCGCGCACTGTGCTTTTCGCCGAGGTTGGTGTCGAAGATCTCGCCGGCTTCGAGGGCATGCCGTCGCTGATTTGCGCGGCTCCGCAGCAGGAGCGAAGCTACTATTTGCTGCCGCCGGTTGCCTATGCGGACGGCAAACACTACATCAAGGTTGGCGGCGACCCGACCGACCGGGTGCTTGCCAGCGAACCGGCGGTGAGGGAATGGTTCCGCGCTGGCGGCAGCAAAGCGGCAGCCGATCATATGCATGACCTGCTGGCCGAAGTGATGCCGGGCTTCCAGCCTGTTTCGACGCATTTTGCGCCATGCGTCACGTCGTTCACGCGGCACGGCTATCCCTATATCGGTTTTGCCAGCGATCGCCTCGCTGTCGTCACCGGCGGTAACGGACAGGCCGCCAAGAGTTCTGACGAGATCGGCCGGCTCGGTGCCGTGCTCGTCTTGAACGGGCACCTCGATGCCCCTGAATACGAGACCGATTTTGCGGTTTCGTACCGCTGACCGATCCGCGCAAGCGAAGATGAAATATTCGATTTCTCTGGCGCTTGCCGTTTCGGTCGGTTAATGACCCCTCTGCCAGTTGGCCGGGCAGCCGCGCCCCGCAAGTGCCGAAAGGCCGCGGGGGGAGGAAAGTCCGGGCTCCACGGAAACACGGTGCCGGATAACGTCCGGCGGGGGCGACCCCAGGGAAAGTGCCACAGAAAGCAAACCGCTTCGCTTCGCGGAGTAAGGGTGAAAGGGTGGGGTAAGAGCCCACCGCGGACATGGCAACATGGACGGCACGGCAAACCCCACCGGGAGCAAGACCGAATAGGGATGACACGGGCGCGCAAGCGTCCAGCCGGTTTCCAGGCGCGTCATCCGGGTGGGTTGCAAGAGGCTGCGCGCAAGCGCAGTCCCAGATGAATGGCTGCCACGTCCCGTTCCTTCGGGGGCGGGGCCATACAGAACCCGGCTTACAGGCCAACTGGCGATTTTTCTTCTCCTGCTGCTCGCAGCCGCATTTCGAGCGGAACCGCCTTTTCTCAAACGAATCAGCAGCCGAAAGTTCCCGCGACCAATGCTGCCGTAGGGCGGTTTCGCGCGGGATTCCAAGGGATTAGGGTCCCGGTCGTAACTCTTTGTTAAACTTAACAACCTATCAATATTTGATCATCCGCGAGGCTTATTACGAGCCTCTCCCATTGACGCCCATATGGTCCCATGTTATCCCATAATGGTACTGCGCAAGGGCCGCGTCGTGGCCCATCATCGCAAAATTCCAAGGTTCCTTCCTCGGAAGGGTCAGGCGGGCATGCTTGTGTCCGGCGGGGATATTTTGCGCGCGCAGGCAGGTGTTCGCGCGGGCCAATGATCGTGGCCCGTCAGTCGGAGGCGGCCGTTTCGCGTCATGAACCGCTTCTTGTCACATGCTACGAACCGGATCGATGCAAAGGGGCGGGTGTCCGTGCCTTCGGCGTTCCGCGCCGTGCTTTCGGATGGGGGCGTCCGGGAGTTATACTGTTTTCAGGACTTCGTTTTTCCGGCGATCAGCGTCGGTGGGCCGGAGCTTCTGGACCGGTTCGAGAAGCAGATGGCGGCAGAGGATCCGTTTTCGGATGCCGCCAACCAGATGTCGCTCCTCGTTCATGGGGGCGGCGTCTTTGTGAAGCTCGACCCGGAGGGCCGGTTGATGGTGACGGATTTCATTCGCGACTTCACCGGCATCTCGACCGACGTGACTTTCGTCGGACGGGGCGATCATTTTCAGCTCTGGGAGCCGCAGGCGTTTACGAGGGCGCAGGCGGAGGCCCGGGAAGGGCGCAAGCAACGGGGGTTGCGTCCGGAATAGAATGGAGAGGCGGAATGATGACGGATCAAAGCGGCGGAGATTTTGAAGCCGACGGCGGACCGGTTCGTCACATTCCCGTCCTCCTGAGCGAAGTGCTCGCCGCCCTCGATCCCGCACCGGGCAAGGTCATTCTCGACGGCACGTTTGGTGCCGGCGGCTACACGTCCGCCATCCTGAAGGCCGGTGCCGACGTGATCGCGCTCGACCGCGATCCGACGGCGATTGCCGCCGGTCAACCTCTTGTCGCTGCCTCCGAAGGGCGGCTCAAGCTCGTTCATGCCCGCTTTTCCGAACTCGCCGAACATGCGCCGGCAGGTGGCCTCGACGGCGTCGTGCTGGATATCGGGGTTTCCTCGATGCAGATCGATGAGGCCGAGCGGGGCTTTTCTTTCCAGAAGAAAGGGCCTCTCGACATGCGCATGTCGGCCGCCGGGGTCTCTGCCGCCGATGTCGTCAACCGCGCCAAGGTCTCCGATCTCATCCGCATCTTCGGCTTCCTCGGCGAGGAGAAGCAGGCGGGCCGCATCGCCCGCGCCATTGAGAAGCGCCGCGCCGAGGCGCCGTTCGAAACGACGCGTGACCTCGCCAACCTCATCGAGACGGTGACGCCGCGCAAGGCCAAGGACAAGATTCATCCCGCGACCCGCGTCTTCCAGGCGCTTCGCATCTTCGTCAACGACGAACTCGGGGAGCTCGCCAATGCGCTTTTCGCGGCCGAACGGGTGCTGAAGCCCGGCGGGCGCCTTGTCGTCGTCACCTTCCATTCTCTCGAAGACAGGATCGTCAAGACGTTCTTCCAGGACCGATCCGGTAAGGCGGCCGGATCCCGCCACCTGCCGATGGTCGCTGCCCGCGCCGCAACCTTCACGCCAGTTGGTAAGCCTATGATTGCGGCCAGCGAGGAAGAAGCGTCCCGCAATCCGCGCGCCCGGTCTGCCAAGCTCAGAGCCGGCATCCGCACGGAGGCCCCGTCGCCGGGAGACGATCTGTCCATTTTCAATCTGCCGGAACTGGCGAGCCTTGCGAAACTGGGGGGCTAAGAGAAGATGCTGCGAACGCTCGACATTGTCCTGATCGTCGTCATGACGGCAGCCGCTACGGTCACCTACACGATCAAGCATCAGGCCGAGAACAAGCGCGAAGAAGTTCGCCGGCTCGACGCCGCCATCAAGCTCGAGGAAGACACGATCGATCTCTTGAGGGCGGATTGGGCGCTGCTGACCCAGCCGAACCGGCTCGAGCGCCTCGTGGCCGCTTTCGCCGCCGACCTGCAACTCGCACCGACCCCCTCGACGCAACTTGCGCGTCCCGAGGAGCTTCCGATGCTGAAAGCGGATCTGCCGCAGCCGGAAGACGACAAGCCAGCTGAAGACGGTATCGCCGCCGTCATCAAAACAGATGGTATCGCAACAGGATCGGTGGCGCGCTGATGTCGTTTCTCTCCCGTATCATGGTGCTGAAGAGCAAGGCGCATTTCTCGGCAGGCGGCAACAACCGCCCGTCCGACGGGGTCAACGTCACGATCCAGGGAGCACGCAAGAGGAGCGCCAGCCAGGCCAAGAACCGGGTGGCGATCGTCATTGCCAGCTTCGGCATCGTCTATGCGGTGATCGGAGGGCGGCTCGTGCAGTACGGCATGGCGCAGCCGGAAACCGTTTCCTCGATCGGGCCGGCCGACAGTTTGATGGCTTCGCGCCCCGACATTCTCGATCGCAACGGCGAAATCCTCGCAACCGATATCCGCACCGTGTCGCTCTATGCCGAGCCGCACAAGATCGTCGACGCCGACGAAGCGGTGGAGCGCCTGGCGACGGTTCTGCCCGATCTCAACGCCCGCGAGATCTACAACAAGCTCAAGTCGAAATCGCGCTTCCAATGGCTGCGCCGGCAACTGACGCCGAAGCAGCAGAGTGAAATCCTGGCGCTCGGCATTCCCGGCGTCGGCTTCCGCCCGGAAAAGCGGCGCTTCTATCCCGGTGGTCCGACCGCCGCCCATATCCTCGGTCACGTCAATATCGACAACCGCGGCGTTGCCGGCATGGAGCGCTACATCGACGGCCAAGGCCTTGCCGACCTGGCGGCGATCGGGATGACCAGCGATGCGAAACTCGAGCCGGTCAAGCTTTCGATCGATGTCCGCGTCCAGAACATCGTGCGTGACGTCATCGACGCCGGCATGAAGAATTTCCAGGCGATTGCCGCCGGTGCGGTGGTGCTCGACGTCAATACCGGTGAAGTGCTGGCGATGGCTTCGGTTCCGGACTACGACCCGAACAAGCCGGTGGAAGGCGCCGAGGAAGGCTGGATGAACCGCATGTCGAACGGCACGTTCGAGATGGGGTCAACCTTCAAGACCTTCACGATCGCGATGGGGCTCGACTCCGGCAAGGTGACACTCAACGACAGTTTCGACGCTACGGCACCAATCCGCATCGGCGGCTTCACCATCAAGGATTTTCACGGCAAGCGCCGCGTGCTGACCGTTCCGGAGATCTTCCAGTATTCCTCCAACATCGGGACAGCCAAAATCGCCGATCTGGTTGGAATTCCCGGGCACAAGGAATTCCTGACGCGCATCGGGCTCTTGTCGAAGCTGCCGACGGAGCTTCCGGAGGTCAAGACACCTAGCCAGCCGCGCGAATGGAAGAAGATCAATTCGATCACCATCTCCTTCGGTCACGGCGTCTCTACGACGCCGTTGCAGACGGCGGTCGCCGGAGCGGCGCTGGTCAATGGCGGCAAGCTCATCCCGCCGACCTTCCTGCCGCGGACTGAGGAACAGGCAAACGAGCTTGCGACAGCGGTCGTCAAGAAGAGCACCAGCGAAGACATGCGTTTCCTGCTTCGCTGGAACGGTATCGCGGGTTCCGGCAAGCGGGCGCTCGTTCCCGGCTTCAACGTCGGCGGCAAGACCGGCACGGCCGACAAGGTGGTCAACGGTCGTTACGCAAGTGACCTGAACTTTAACGCCTTTCTCGCCGCCTTCCCGATCGACAATCCCAAATACATCGTGCTGACCTTCATCGATGCGCCGAAGACCGGCGAAGGTGGCGGGCGGACCGCGGGCTCCAACGCAGCGCCCATGGTGCGTGACATCATCAGCCGCTCCGCGCCGCTTCTGGGAGTCGAACCGAAATTTGGTGAAGACGGTTCTGCCTTGCTTGTGTCTTATTGACCGTGAAATGAGAATGCGGACGATTCGTCATCAGCGGATCGAAATTGATGCGAGACATGCAGTTCATGAAGATCAAGGACCTGGCGGGAGCAGCTTTCCCGGAACTTTCGGCGCAACTGAAGGGCGTTTCCTCGGATATCGAGATCGCCGGCATTACGGCCGATAGCCGACAGGTAAAGCCGGGCGATCTTTTCGTCGCTGTCGCCGGGACGAAGGCGAATGGTGCCGCCTATATCGCCGACGCGCTTTCGCGTGGCGCCGCGGCCGTGGTCACCGCGGCTGGCGCGGCTGCTGAAGCCGGCGCGCCAGTATTCGGGCTTTCGGAGCCGCGCCGTTTCCTGGCGAAGGCTGCAGCCGCCTTCTATGGCCGCCAACCGGAGACCATGGTGGCGGTGACCGGCACGGCGGGCAAGACCTCCGTCGCTTCCTTCACCCGCCAGATCTGGGCCCATTCGGGCCTTGCTGCCGCGATGATCGGAACGACCGGCGTCGTGGCGCCGGGCCGCAACGACTATGGATCGCTGACCACCCCGGACCCGGTTTCGCTGCACAAGCTGCTTAAAGAACTCGCCGATGCCGGCGTGACCCACGCGGCGATGGAAGCCTCCAGCCACGGCCTCGACCAGAGCCGTCTCGACGGCGTTCGGCTTGCCGCCGCAGCCTTCACCAATCTTGGCCGCGACCACATGGATTATCATCCCACGGTCGAGCATTACATGGCCTCGAAGATGCGCCTCTTCTCCAACCTCCTGCCCAAGGGCGCGCCGGCGGTGATCTTCGCCGACGACCAATGGTCGGACCAGGCGATCGCCGCCGCCCGCAAAGCCGGCCAGGATGTGCGCACCGTCGGACGCAAGGGCGAATTCATCACGTTGAAACGCGTCGAGCACTTCCGCCACAAGCAGTCGGCCGAGGTACATATCGGCGACGATATCTTTGAAATCCACGTGCCGCTTGCCGGCGACTTCCAGATCGCCAATGCGCTGGTTGCCGCCGGCCTTGCCATGTCCACCGGCATCAGCGCCAAGGCGGCCTTTTCGGCGCTCGAGAAATTGCAGGGCGCGTCCGGGCGCCTAGAGCTCGTCGGGCACACGAAGGACGGCGCGCTCGCCTATGTGGATTATGCGCACAAGCCGGATGCGCTTGAGAACGTCTTGGCCTCGGTTCGTCCTTTCACCACCGGCCGGATCATTATTGTGTTCGGCTGCGGCGGCGACCGCGACAAGGGCAAGCGGCCGATCATGGGCGAGATCGCCACGCGGCTTGCCGATGTGGTCATCGTCACCGACGACAACCCGCGTTCGGAAGTGCCGGAGGTCATCCGCGCCGAGATCATGGCCGCGGCCAAGGGCGCGACCGAAATCGGCGACCGCGCCGTGGCGATCCGCACGGCGGTCAGGATGCTGAAAAGCGGCGACACGCTGATCGTCGCAGGCAAGGGACATGAGGAAGGGCAGACGATCGGTTCCGTGACGCTGCCGTTCTCGGACCACGAGGAAGTACGCAAGGCATTGGGAGGGCTATGACTTGACCTGGCTCTGGACAAGCAGCGATCTTCTGGCTGCGATGAACGGCCGTCCGGTCGGAAATCTGCCAGAGGGCATTGCCGGCATCTCGATCGACAGCCGAACCATAAACAAGGACGAGGCGTTTTTCGCGATCAAGGGCGATCGCGTCGATGGCCACGACTATGCCGGGATCGCCCTTGCCAACGGAGCTTCCCTTCTTGTCGTCAGCGAGAGCAAGATTCCTGCTCTCGGTCGGTTGATCGCGCCGATGATCGTCGTCGATGACGTGCTGGAGGCATTGATCCGCCTCGGCTGCGCCGCACGCGATCGCAGCGCGGCAAAGGTTATCGCCGTCACCGGATCGGTCGGAAAGACCACGACGAAGGAGATGCTGCGACATGTGCTATCCCCGCTCGGCCGCGTGCACGCCTCCGTTGCCTCCTTCAACAATCACTGGGGTGTGCCGCTGACCCTTGCGCGGATGCCGGAAGCGACCGACTTCGGCATTTTCGAGATCGGCATGAATCACCCGGGCGAGATCCGGCCGCTGACGAAGATGGTTCGCCCGCACGTGGCAGTAGTCACCAGCATCGCTCCGGCCCATCTCGGCAATTTCGAGAGCCTCGACGAGATCGCAGCGGCGAAGGCCGAGATCTTCGAGGGTGTCGTCAAGGGCGGCCACGCTGTTCTCAACCTCGACAGCCCCCAATGCACCCTTCTCGAGCGGGCCGCCGGCGTCGCCGGTGTGAGCTACATCCATTCCTTCGGCGCCAATCCGAAAGCCGAGTTCCGGCTGGTCGAATTCGCTGGTCGATCGGAAGGATCGGTGCTTTGGGCGGGGATCGGCGGCAGGACGCTTGAAATCGCGATCGGCGCTCCAGGGCGCCATATCGCCGAGAACGCACTGGCTGTCATCGCGGCGGCGAAGCTTGCAGGCGCTGATCTCGATCAGGTCCTGGCCTCGCTTGCGACCATGCGGCCGGAAAAGGGCAGGGGACTGCAGCACCGTCTGAAAGTCGGCGCGGGCCAGCTGACGCTCATCGACGAAAGTTACAATGCCAACCCGGCCTCGATGCGCGCCGCTATCTCGCTGCTGCGCGACGCCGAGCCACCTGTTGGCGGACGCCGGATCGCAATCCTCGGTGACATGCTGGAGATGGGCGAGCACGCGGCCGATGTTCATGCTGCTCTTGCGAAACCGATCGTCGAGGCCGGAATTGCGGACGTGTGGCTCACCGGGCCCGAGATGGCGCATCTGCGCGACGCTCTGCCGCCAGAGGTTTCGATCGTCTATCGCGAGTCGGTCGACGATCTCACGGACTATGCACTCGCAGCGGTTGCCGCCGGCGATGTGGTGATGGTCAAGTCGTCGAAGGGAACCGGCTGCGGGCGGATCGTTCAGGCGCTTCTAAACGCCTATCCGGAAGACGCGGCGAGGGGCGGTGAAGTATAGCGTTGCCACCACTGCATGTGGTGGATACCGCGCTCGGCCAGGGGATATGGCCTAACATAGTCGACCACAAGTGGGTAACGTCTATCAGACGATTCTGTTGGACGATGTCCGATTCTAAACCTTTGGGGAAAGGTCCCTTATGCTGATCTGGCTCGTGGAACTGGCGGACCACTTTCAATTCTTCAATCTCTTTCGCTACATCACCTTCCGCACGGGTGCAGCTCTCTTCACTTCCGCCCTGATCGTCTTCCTGTTCGGCCCGGCGATGATCGCATCGCTTCGCATCCGCCAGGGCAAGGGCCAGCCGATCCGCGCCGATGGTCCGCAGACCCACTTCAAGAAGGCTGGTACGCCGACCATGGGCGGCCTGATGATCCTCGCCGGTATCGTCGTCTCGTCGCTGCTGTGGGCCGATCTTTCGAGCGTCTATGTCGTTTCGACCCTCCTGGTGACGCTGGGCTTCGGCGCGATCGGCTTCTACGACGACTATCTCAAGGTGACCAAGCAGTCGGACAAGGGCTTTTCAGGCAAGGCGCGTCTTGGCATTGAATTCGTGATCGCGGCGATCGCCGTCTTCTTCATGATGCAGGCGGCGCTTTCGGCGGGGACCGCCGGCTCCACCTTCGGTTCTTCGGTGACTTTCCCCTTCTTCAAGGACCTGATGCTCAATCTCGGCTATTTCTTCGTGCTTTTCGGCGGTTTCGTCATCGTCGGTGCGGGCAATGCCGTGAACCTGACGGACGGTCTCGACGGCCTTGCCATCGTGCCGGTGATGATCGCGTCGGCTGCCTTCGGGCTCATCGCCTATCTCGCCGGTAACGCCGTCTTCGCCAACTATCTGCAGATCCATTTCGTGCCCGGCACCGGCGAACTCGCCGTGATCCTCGGCGCCGTCATCGGCGCGGGCCTCGGCTTCCTCTGGTTCAACGCACCGCCCGCCGCGATCTTCATGGGCGATACGGGCTCGCTGGCGCTCGGCGGCCTCATCGGCACGGTTGCCGTTGCCACGAAGCACGAAGTCGTGATGATCATCGTCGGCGGTCTCTTCGTCATGGAGACGCTGTCCGTGATCATCCAGGTCTTCTGGTTCAAGCGCACCGGCCGCCGGGTGTTCCTCATGGCGCCGATTCACCATCACTTCGAAAAGAAGGGCTGGACGGAAAGCCAGGTGGTGATCCGCTTCTGGATCATCGCCGTCATCCTCGCGATGATCGGCCTATCGACGCTGAAGCTCAGGTAATGCGCGATGATTCCGGTCACCACATTCAAGGACAAGAAGGTCGCACTCTTCGGGCTCGGCGGTTCCGGTCTCGCAACGGCGCAAGCGCTGGTCGCGGGCGGGGCGGAGGTCGTCGCCTGGGACGACAATCCGGACAGCGTCGCCAAGGCTGCGGCCGCGAGGCTTTCGACGGCCGATTTGCGCAGCGTCGACTGGTCTGCCTTCGCCACCTTCGTGCTCTCTCCCGGCGTGCCGCTGACGCATCCGAAGCCGCATTGGACAGTCGATCTCGCCCGCCAGGCCGGCGTCGAGATCATCGGCGACGTAGAACTGTTCGTGCGTGAACGTCGGGCGTATGCTCCCGATTGCCCCTTCATCGCCATCACCGGCACCAACGGCAAGTCGACCACGACGGCGCTGATCGCCCATATCCTGAGAGAAAGCGGGCGGGACACCCAGCTTGGCGGCAATATCGGCACTGCGGTGCTGACGCTCGATCCGCCGAAGGCCGGGCGCTTCTACGTGGTGGAATGCTCCTCCTATCAGATCGATCTTGCGCCGACGCTTGAGTCCACGGCCGGCGTCCTGCTCAATCTCACGCCGGACCATTTGGACCGTCACGGCACGATGCAGCACTATGCCAATATCAAGGAACGGCTGGTGGCTGGAAGCGGCACGGCGATCGTTGGCGTCGACGACAGCTTCTCGAGCCTGATCGCCGACCGGGTGGAGCGCGCCGGAACCAAGGTCGTGCGCATTTCGCGTCGGAATGTGCTTGGCAACGGATTTTACGCCGAAGGCTCGCAACTGATGCGCGCGAGCGGCGGCACGTCTTCGCTGTTCACCGACCTTGAAGGCATCCAGACACTGCGCGGCGGGCATAATGCTCAGAATGCGGCCGCCGCGATTGCCGCTTGCCTCGCGGTCGGCGTCGCCGAGAAGGACATCGTCGATGGGCTTCGCAGCTTCCCGGGGCTGAAACACCGGATGCAGCCGGTCGGGAAGAAAGGTGACGTCGTCTTCGTCAACGACAGCAAGGCGACCAATGCGGAAGCTGCGGCGCCAGCGCTGTCGAGCTACGATCGGATTTACTGGATCGCCGGCGGTCTGCCGAAGGAGGGCGGCATCACGTCGCTGGCGCCGTTCTTCCCGAAGATCGTCAAGGCCTATCTGATCGGTGAGGCTGCACCGGCGTTCGCAGCGACGCTCGGCGAGGCCGTGCCCTTTGAGATTTCCGGAACGCTGGAGAAGGCGGTCGCCCATGCGGCGGCGGATGCGGCACGGGACGAGGGAGGGCCTTCGGCCGTAATGCTCTCCCCGGCTTGCGCAAGCTTCGACCAGTACAAGAATTTCGAGGTGCGTGGAGATGCCTTTGTCGGGCATGTGGCGGCACTCGAAGGCGTGACCATGCTCGTCTGACGAGCGGAGTCGGGCCTGAACGATAGACGTTGGCGCAGACCTGCGCCGAAAAAGGGGACAGACAGATGGTAAGCCGAGCCGAACGTGGCCCCGTGGCCGACTGGTTCTGGACGATCGACAGGTTTTTTCTGGCGACCTTCATCCTCCTGATGGGCGTCGGCTTCATGCTGTCCTTCGCGGCGAGCCCGCCGGTTGCCGAACGGCTCGGCCTCGACAGCTTCCACTTCGTCAAGCGTCACGCGCTCTTCCTCTTGCCGTCGCTCGCAGTGATGGTCGGCATCTCCTTCCTTTCGCCACGCCAGGTCAGGCGCACAGCGATCATCCTGCTCGGCATCTCGCTCGGGATGATGGTGCTGGTTCTCTTCGTCGGTCAGGAGGTCAAGGGCTCGCTGCGCTGGATATCGATCGCCGGCATCTCGATTCAGCCCTCGGAGTTCATGAAACCGGCCTTCGTGGTCGTCTGCGCCTGGCTTTTCTCCGAGCACGCACGGCAGCCGGAAATCCCAGGCAATCTTTTCGCCATCCTGCTGTTCGGCATCGTCGGTGCGCTTCTTGTCGCCCAGCCGGACCTTGGCCAGACCATCCTGACCACGGCGGTCTGGGGGGGCATGTTCTTCATGGCCGGCATGCCGTGGCTCTGGATCATCGTGCTTGCGGGCGCCGCGGTCGGCGGTTTCTTCGTCGCCTATACCATGCTGCCGCACGTCGCCGGCCGTATCGACCGGTTCCTGACCGGCGAGGGCGATACCTTCCAGGTGGACACGGCCCGTGAAGCGATCATTCGCGGCGACTGGTTGGGCCGCGGCCCGGGAGAGGGCGTCGTCAAGCGCATCATTCCCGACAGCCACACCGACTTCGTCTTTTCCGTCGCGGCGGAAGAGTTCGGCATCGTTTTCTGCATGGCCATCGTGCTGATCTTTTCCTTCCTCGTCATGCGCGGTCTCAGCCATGCTTTCCGCGAGCGGAACGATTTCAACCGCTTTGCCGTCGCCGGTCTTGTGCTGCAACTTGGCATCCAGTCGATGATCAATATCGGTGTGAACCTCGAACTGCTTCCGGCCAAGGGCATGACCCTGCCGCTGATTTCCTATGGCGGCTCCTCGATGGTGGCGATCTGCGTGACGGCCGGATTCATCCTGGCTTTGACGCGCCACCGGCCGGAAAAGCGCGCCGTGGAGCGCAGCCTGTTTCGATCCGGTGTCGGAATGCCGGCGGAGTAAGTCATGAGCAAAGGTATCGTTCTTCTTGCCGCCGGGGGCACCGGCGGCCATCTCTTTCCCGCCGAAGCGCTGGCGCATGAGTTGAAAGCGTCCGGCTACGCCGTGCATCTGGTGACGGACAGCCGCGCCGAGCGCTTTGCCGGCAGGTTTCCGGCCGACGAAATCCACATCGTACCTTCGGCGACGATCGGCTCGAAGAACCCGGTCAAACTGGCGCGATCGGTCTGGAAGCTCTGGACCGGCTTGCGCGCATCGCGGCGGCTGATCGCGCGCCTGAAACCGAAGGCGGTGATCGGCTTCGGGGGCTATCCGACGGTACCGCCGCTGCTCGCAGCGACCGGCATGGGCGTGCCGTCTATGATCCACGAGCAGAATGCGGTGATG from Sinorhizobium garamanticum harbors:
- the mraZ gene encoding division/cell wall cluster transcriptional repressor MraZ → MNRFLSHATNRIDAKGRVSVPSAFRAVLSDGGVRELYCFQDFVFPAISVGGPELLDRFEKQMAAEDPFSDAANQMSLLVHGGGVFVKLDPEGRLMVTDFIRDFTGISTDVTFVGRGDHFQLWEPQAFTRAQAEAREGRKQRGLRPE
- a CDS encoding NAD(P)/FAD-dependent oxidoreductase gives rise to the protein MSESFDFVVVGKGMMGAAAARHLAVAGATVALIGPDEPEDWANHGGVFASHYDNARITRTIDEDPVWARLARRSIDRYAEIAGDSGIDFYAEVGCLIAAPAPGGEFDYLDKVGRARDRLGVEAPLISGDDLLERFPWFRFPHGYGGIHEGRGAGHINPRALVRAQTLLAERSGARVIRSEVISVDERSDHIAIATADGQTFRAGRVLIAAGGFSLSKALLPRPIDLVVKARTVLFAEVGVEDLAGFEGMPSLICAAPQQERSYYLLPPVAYADGKHYIKVGGDPTDRVLASEPAVREWFRAGGSKAAADHMHDLLAEVMPGFQPVSTHFAPCVTSFTRHGYPYIGFASDRLAVVTGGNGQAAKSSDEIGRLGAVLVLNGHLDAPEYETDFAVSYR
- the ftsL gene encoding cell division protein FtsL, which encodes MLRTLDIVLIVVMTAAATVTYTIKHQAENKREEVRRLDAAIKLEEDTIDLLRADWALLTQPNRLERLVAAFAADLQLAPTPSTQLARPEELPMLKADLPQPEDDKPAEDGIAAVIKTDGIATGSVAR
- the rsmH gene encoding 16S rRNA (cytosine(1402)-N(4))-methyltransferase RsmH; the encoded protein is MMTDQSGGDFEADGGPVRHIPVLLSEVLAALDPAPGKVILDGTFGAGGYTSAILKAGADVIALDRDPTAIAAGQPLVAASEGRLKLVHARFSELAEHAPAGGLDGVVLDIGVSSMQIDEAERGFSFQKKGPLDMRMSAAGVSAADVVNRAKVSDLIRIFGFLGEEKQAGRIARAIEKRRAEAPFETTRDLANLIETVTPRKAKDKIHPATRVFQALRIFVNDELGELANALFAAERVLKPGGRLVVVTFHSLEDRIVKTFFQDRSGKAAGSRHLPMVAARAATFTPVGKPMIAASEEEASRNPRARSAKLRAGIRTEAPSPGDDLSIFNLPELASLAKLGG
- a CDS encoding lytic transglycosylase domain-containing protein, giving the protein MRISSVAAVAACFGMFFAGMGMSYAGDVDKTIKTSALPSVTRTTGYPKPDLKLTNGSQYTILIQSYAKQYGVPAGLAHAVVQVESNFNPNARGSAGEIGLMQIKPATARMMGYSGSAKGLYDPATNIKFGMLYLAKAQELSDGSTCGTILKYNAGHGAKRMNPVSKRYCGKVQSILN
- a CDS encoding peptidoglycan D,D-transpeptidase FtsI family protein, giving the protein MSFLSRIMVLKSKAHFSAGGNNRPSDGVNVTIQGARKRSASQAKNRVAIVIASFGIVYAVIGGRLVQYGMAQPETVSSIGPADSLMASRPDILDRNGEILATDIRTVSLYAEPHKIVDADEAVERLATVLPDLNAREIYNKLKSKSRFQWLRRQLTPKQQSEILALGIPGVGFRPEKRRFYPGGPTAAHILGHVNIDNRGVAGMERYIDGQGLADLAAIGMTSDAKLEPVKLSIDVRVQNIVRDVIDAGMKNFQAIAAGAVVLDVNTGEVLAMASVPDYDPNKPVEGAEEGWMNRMSNGTFEMGSTFKTFTIAMGLDSGKVTLNDSFDATAPIRIGGFTIKDFHGKRRVLTVPEIFQYSSNIGTAKIADLVGIPGHKEFLTRIGLLSKLPTELPEVKTPSQPREWKKINSITISFGHGVSTTPLQTAVAGAALVNGGKLIPPTFLPRTEEQANELATAVVKKSTSEDMRFLLRWNGIAGSGKRALVPGFNVGGKTGTADKVVNGRYASDLNFNAFLAAFPIDNPKYIVLTFIDAPKTGEGGGRTAGSNAAPMVRDIISRSAPLLGVEPKFGEDGSALLVSY